A genomic window from Bacteroidota bacterium includes:
- the uvrA gene encoding excinuclease ABC subunit UvrA, with amino-acid sequence MTYLEVQGARVHNLKNINVSIPRNSLVVITGVSGSGKSSLAFDTIYAEGQRRYMESFSAYARQFFGAIERPDVDNISGLSPVISIEQKTTNKNPRSTVGTITEIYDFMRLLFARASDAYSYATGEKMVRFTEEQIIQSVIGKFNGKRIVLLAPVVRGRKGHYRELFEQIRKQGFLKVRVDGEIKDLLPKMQVDRYKMHDIEIVIDRFKVDENDLVRIKQSVAQALKSGKQFIMVMDADKGTVFNYSKKLMCLASGISYEEPSPNTFSFNSPYGACPKCKGLGVVYEVNLETLMPDKNKTINNGGIVALGEFRDNILFKQIKSIATKYKFNLSTPIKDIPKKGLNAILFGGEGDAELPEDDTVFLGEADRWYTLEFGGLTKLIKRCFSNSISENMRRWSEDFMEKATCDECNGTRLKKEALYFKVDEKNIAELALMDIKDLHDWFSDVDERMSAKQQTIAKDILKEIRARIGFIKNVGLDYLSLDRPTRTLSGGESQRIRLATQIGSQLVGITYILDEPSIGLHQRDNNKLIEALKDLRDSGNTVLVVEHDKDMMMHADYVIDLGPGAGIHGGELVGEGDPVTFMKAGTITAEYLTEQRKIEYLTTRRKGNGKEIVLQGATGHNLKDVSVKFPLGILICVTGVSGSGKSSLINSTLFPIMQQHYYNSLKKPLPYKKIDGLKHIDKVIEIDQSPIGRTPRSNPVTYIDVFSEIRNLFALVPEAKIRGYKAGRFSFNVKGGRCDVCEGGGMKVIEMNFLPDVYVECEKCRGKRYNRETLEIYYKGKNIADVLDMTVDHASDFFENHPRIFKKIKTLQEVGLGYIRLGQASTTLSGGEAQRVKLAEELSRKDTGNTFYILDEPTTGLHFEDIRVLMNVINDLVEKGNTVLIIEHNLDVIKLADHIIDLGPEGGAGGGKIIVEGTPEQVAKNAKSHTGKYLKLEMKL; translated from the coding sequence ATGACCTACCTCGAGGTGCAGGGTGCGCGAGTGCATAATCTTAAAAATATTAATGTTTCTATTCCTAGAAACAGTCTGGTAGTTATTACCGGTGTTAGCGGCAGCGGAAAAAGTTCGCTTGCTTTCGATACCATTTATGCAGAAGGTCAGCGCCGGTATATGGAAAGTTTTTCTGCCTATGCGCGACAGTTTTTTGGTGCGATAGAAAGACCTGATGTAGATAATATTTCAGGTTTAAGTCCGGTTATTTCGATTGAACAAAAAACAACAAATAAAAACCCGCGCTCTACAGTTGGAACAATAACTGAAATTTATGATTTTATGCGACTCTTGTTTGCAAGAGCTTCAGATGCATACAGTTATGCGACAGGTGAAAAAATGGTTCGCTTTACCGAAGAACAAATTATTCAAAGTGTTATCGGTAAATTTAATGGTAAACGCATTGTGCTACTGGCCCCTGTTGTGCGTGGCAGAAAAGGGCATTACCGCGAATTGTTTGAGCAAATTCGCAAACAGGGATTTTTAAAAGTAAGGGTTGATGGCGAGATAAAAGACCTTTTACCAAAAATGCAGGTCGACCGATATAAAATGCACGATATCGAAATTGTAATCGACCGGTTTAAAGTAGATGAAAATGATTTGGTGCGTATTAAACAAAGTGTTGCACAAGCATTAAAATCGGGCAAACAATTTATCATGGTAATGGATGCGGATAAAGGAACCGTATTTAATTATTCTAAAAAATTAATGTGCCTCGCTTCAGGCATTTCTTACGAAGAACCATCGCCTAATACATTCTCATTTAATTCACCTTATGGGGCCTGTCCGAAGTGTAAAGGGCTGGGTGTTGTTTATGAAGTAAATCTGGAAACCCTTATGCCGGATAAAAATAAAACCATTAATAATGGTGGTATTGTGGCTTTGGGCGAATTCCGCGATAATATTTTATTCAAACAAATTAAATCGATAGCTACAAAGTATAAATTTAATTTATCTACACCAATAAAAGATATTCCTAAAAAGGGTTTAAATGCAATTTTATTTGGGGGAGAAGGTGATGCGGAATTGCCTGAAGATGATACGGTTTTTTTAGGCGAAGCAGACAGATGGTACACACTCGAATTTGGCGGATTAACAAAATTAATTAAACGCTGCTTTTCTAATTCCATTTCCGAAAACATGCGACGATGGTCAGAGGATTTTATGGAAAAAGCAACTTGCGATGAATGCAACGGAACAAGATTAAAAAAAGAAGCGCTGTATTTTAAAGTAGATGAAAAAAATATTGCCGAATTGGCATTAATGGATATTAAAGATTTGCACGATTGGTTTAGTGATGTGGATGAAAGAATGAGTGCAAAACAACAAACTATTGCAAAAGATATTTTAAAGGAAATTCGAGCACGTATTGGCTTTATTAAAAATGTGGGGCTCGATTATCTGTCACTCGACAGGCCAACCAGAACACTAAGTGGTGGCGAATCGCAGCGCATACGACTGGCAACACAAATTGGCTCTCAATTGGTTGGTATTACATATATTTTAGATGAGCCCTCAATTGGCTTACATCAGCGCGATAACAATAAATTAATTGAAGCCTTAAAAGATTTGCGTGACAGCGGTAATACCGTTTTGGTTGTTGAACATGATAAGGACATGATGATGCATGCCGATTATGTTATCGACCTTGGACCCGGAGCAGGTATTCACGGTGGCGAATTAGTTGGTGAAGGCGACCCGGTTACATTTATGAAAGCAGGAACCATTACTGCTGAATATTTAACAGAGCAAAGAAAAATTGAATATCTTACCACAAGAAGAAAAGGTAATGGGAAAGAAATTGTATTGCAAGGTGCAACAGGACATAACCTGAAAGATGTTTCTGTAAAGTTTCCCCTAGGTATTTTAATTTGTGTTACCGGTGTGAGTGGAAGTGGAAAATCGAGTTTAATTAATTCCACTTTATTTCCCATCATGCAACAACATTATTATAACTCACTGAAAAAACCTTTGCCTTATAAAAAAATAGACGGATTAAAACATATTGATAAAGTAATCGAAATTGATCAGTCACCAATTGGCAGAACACCACGTTCTAATCCTGTTACTTATATTGATGTGTTTTCTGAAATTCGAAATTTATTTGCCTTAGTTCCGGAAGCAAAAATTCGTGGTTACAAAGCAGGACGTTTTTCATTTAACGTAAAAGGTGGACGCTGCGATGTTTGTGAAGGCGGAGGTATGAAGGTTATTGAAATGAATTTTTTACCGGATGTGTATGTGGAATGCGAAAAATGCAGGGGTAAAAGATACAACCGCGAAACCCTGGAAATTTATTATAAAGGAAAAAATATTGCAGATGTACTGGACATGACCGTTGATCATGCTTCAGACTTTTTTGAAAATCATCCGCGTATTTTCAAAAAAATAAAAACTTTACAGGAAGTTGGTCTAGGATATATTCGTTTAGGGCAGGCCTCCACAACATTAAGTGGTGGTGAAGCTCAACGTGTTAAACTGGCTGAAGAATTATCGAGAAAAGATACAGGCAATACTTTTTATATATTAGATGAGCCTACTACAGGATTACATTTTGAAGATATACGCGTATTAATGAATGTAATTAACGATTTAGTAGAAAAAGGCAACACGGTTTTAATTATTGAACACAATCTTGATGTAATTAAACTGGCTGATCATATTATTGACCTTGGCCCTGAAGGCGGCGCCGGCGGTGGAAAAATTATTGTAGAAGGTACACCGGAACAGGTTGCAAAAAATGCAAAAAGTCACACCGGTAAATATCTTAAACTGGAAATGAAACTGTAA
- a CDS encoding polysaccharide biosynthesis tyrosine autokinase, whose translation MATNGNEILNSSDANEDQSFNWKLFLTIGWLTRWWIVLYIILAFVASYLIGRYTSPLYESQADVQFKDKSKDNSIDLGILVSNTNVDRLNEEMTILNSKGYKIKALKSLPLQVSYFIRERVKEGEVYNASPFDVKVQVLDSSIVGKKIDLHVIDPSHYVIKYEIGGEHIEYNFDFEKPFSTPEFNITAHLKKEREKSFYENYYFVINDINREAERIEGKVEIDVDNLYGGKIVINYRDNNPVKTKDVVNTIAGEIVNMSLTRKAGSAEMIINFIEDQIDSLEKELYDQENLLKTFKKENLIISPELAESNIVQKLNEIDQAKFQVTLEQKSLKWLKDFTNNKNSDLDALANYFGDLEYSDFTPYLNSLVDLNKEKETLILSVPSSDPRLTSINKQISKVTENFKQAIVNAEKKLEVRDNYLTEEKNKYEGEFLKLPEQQSEFARLTRLNDLKEKYYLLLLEKQSEYEITLAGMSSDYIILDSGERGSLVAPVKAKIWGLAILICIGISFAHIYLRFLLHSTIIGVPDVEKSTNVPLLGALPMYNKSKMDTPQIVVTASPKSHIAESFRAIRSNMQYFLKSDDKGKLIVITSTVSGEGKTFTALNLANVISSAGKKVILVDFDLRKPKVHKAFKLKNQQGVSTILINKDNFQDCIQPLEEAGCDILIAGPVPPNPAELLVSPACDKLMADLLAIYDFVIIDSPPVGIVSDSIPIMAKADLAIYMIRVNYSKRNFIGNVNRLYNDNHLTNIGIVVNDANASGTEYGYGYGYGYGYGYGYTGYNDYYSDTVNPKSFWKRFFTFNRIRKK comes from the coding sequence ATGGCAACTAATGGAAATGAAATATTAAATAGCAGTGATGCGAACGAAGATCAGTCGTTTAACTGGAAATTATTTTTAACGATTGGATGGTTAACGCGTTGGTGGATAGTTTTATATATCATATTAGCATTTGTAGCATCCTATTTAATAGGGCGATATACCAGCCCACTGTATGAATCGCAGGCGGATGTTCAATTTAAAGATAAATCAAAAGATAACTCCATTGATTTAGGTATACTCGTTTCCAATACCAATGTTGACCGTTTGAATGAGGAGATGACCATCCTTAATTCTAAAGGTTATAAAATTAAAGCGTTGAAATCGCTTCCATTGCAAGTATCTTATTTTATTCGTGAACGCGTAAAGGAGGGTGAGGTTTATAATGCAAGTCCGTTTGACGTAAAAGTACAAGTGCTGGATTCCAGCATCGTTGGTAAAAAAATTGATTTACACGTAATTGATCCTTCGCATTATGTGATAAAATATGAAATAGGCGGAGAACATATAGAATATAATTTCGATTTTGAAAAACCATTTAGCACTCCTGAATTTAATATTACTGCCCACCTGAAAAAAGAAAGAGAAAAGTCGTTTTATGAAAATTATTATTTTGTTATAAATGACATTAATAGAGAAGCCGAACGAATTGAAGGGAAAGTAGAGATAGATGTAGATAATCTTTATGGTGGTAAAATTGTAATTAACTATCGGGATAATAATCCTGTAAAAACAAAAGATGTTGTAAATACGATTGCCGGCGAAATTGTGAATATGAGTTTAACAAGAAAAGCCGGAAGTGCCGAAATGATAATCAATTTTATTGAAGATCAAATTGATTCGCTTGAAAAAGAATTGTATGACCAGGAAAATTTGTTGAAAACCTTCAAAAAGGAAAATCTCATAATTAGCCCGGAACTCGCAGAGTCTAATATTGTTCAAAAGTTAAATGAGATTGATCAGGCTAAATTTCAGGTTACCCTTGAACAAAAAAGTTTAAAGTGGCTTAAAGATTTTACGAATAACAAAAACAGTGACCTTGATGCGCTGGCGAATTATTTTGGTGATTTAGAATACAGTGATTTTACGCCTTACCTCAATTCGCTGGTTGATTTAAACAAAGAAAAAGAAACGCTCATACTCAGTGTACCATCTTCAGATCCACGTTTAACTTCTATCAACAAACAAATTTCAAAAGTTACCGAAAACTTTAAACAGGCAATTGTAAACGCTGAAAAAAAGCTTGAGGTTCGTGATAATTACCTTACTGAAGAAAAAAACAAATACGAAGGTGAATTTTTAAAATTACCTGAACAACAATCTGAATTTGCGCGATTAACCCGATTAAATGATTTAAAGGAAAAATATTATTTATTACTCCTTGAAAAACAATCGGAATATGAAATTACGCTTGCGGGTATGAGCAGTGATTACATTATTCTTGATTCAGGTGAACGTGGCTCACTGGTAGCACCGGTAAAAGCTAAAATCTGGGGTTTAGCGATACTCATTTGTATTGGTATATCATTTGCCCATATATATTTACGCTTCCTATTGCACAGCACAATTATTGGTGTTCCTGATGTTGAGAAATCAACAAATGTACCTTTACTTGGTGCATTGCCTATGTATAATAAATCGAAAATGGACACCCCACAAATTGTGGTAACTGCAAGTCCGAAATCACATATTGCCGAGTCGTTTAGAGCAATACGAAGTAATATGCAATATTTCCTTAAAAGTGATGACAAAGGCAAATTGATTGTAATTACTTCAACCGTGAGTGGTGAGGGTAAAACGTTTACGGCATTAAATCTAGCGAACGTAATTAGTTCAGCAGGTAAAAAAGTTATTTTGGTGGATTTCGATTTACGGAAACCAAAAGTGCATAAAGCATTTAAATTAAAAAATCAGCAGGGGGTTAGTACTATCCTGATTAATAAAGATAATTTCCAGGATTGTATTCAGCCGCTTGAAGAAGCCGGTTGCGATATTTTAATTGCAGGTCCTGTGCCACCGAATCCGGCCGAGTTATTAGTATCACCGGCATGTGATAAACTAATGGCAGATTTGCTGGCCATTTACGATTTTGTAATAATTGACAGCCCTCCGGTAGGTATAGTTTCTGACTCTATTCCTATTATGGCAAAAGCAGATTTAGCGATTTACATGATTCGTGTAAATTATTCAAAACGCAACTTTATCGGAAATGTTAATCGTTTGTATAATGATAATCATTTGACCAATATTGGTATTGTAGTAAATGATGCTAATGCCAGTGGAACAGAATATGGTTACGGCTACGGTTATGGATATGGTTATGGCTACGGTTATACCGGATACAATGATTATTATTCAGATACAGTTAATCCGAAATCATTTTGGAAACGTTTTTTTACATTCAACAGAATTCGTAAAAAATAA
- a CDS encoding polysaccharide biosynthesis/export family protein: protein MLKADKNYVGTTFLDTVSPDFRITQGDVLNVLVFPKGGYSLIEPQIVSSNEVALQASTTSLSYTIDAKGEANLPIIGVIQLQGLTTREAEIKLTEAYSKNYIDPYVNVLVVNKFVTVYRGSSESRKVLLDRPDMTIIEAIGAAGGVPENGKAAKITVIRNINGAPQTQIIDLSEISGLQAASTYVQPNDIIYIEPVLNATVFRELAPIITTVSSIVVIYAFFVNLSK, encoded by the coding sequence ATGCTTAAGGCAGATAAAAATTATGTGGGTACTACTTTTTTGGATACAGTAAGCCCTGATTTTAGGATAACACAAGGTGATGTACTGAATGTGTTGGTTTTTCCAAAGGGTGGATATTCATTGATAGAGCCACAAATTGTTTCATCGAATGAAGTTGCCTTGCAGGCGTCAACAACTTCATTAAGTTACACGATTGATGCAAAAGGTGAAGCTAATTTGCCGATAATCGGAGTAATACAATTACAAGGACTAACTACACGTGAAGCTGAAATAAAATTAACTGAAGCTTACAGTAAAAATTACATTGACCCATATGTTAATGTATTAGTCGTAAATAAATTTGTTACGGTTTATCGCGGGAGTTCAGAATCGCGTAAAGTTTTGTTGGACAGGCCCGACATGACAATAATAGAAGCGATTGGTGCTGCAGGTGGTGTTCCCGAAAATGGTAAAGCAGCTAAAATTACTGTTATCAGAAACATTAATGGTGCACCTCAAACTCAGATAATTGATCTTTCAGAAATATCAGGCTTACAAGCCGCGAGCACGTATGTGCAACCAAATGATATTATTTATATAGAACCCGTATTAAATGCCACTGTTTTTCGTGAATTGGCCCCGATTATCACAACAGTTTCCAGCATTGTTGTGATATATGCTTTCTTTGTTAATCTTAGTAAATAA
- a CDS encoding polysaccharide biosynthesis protein produces the protein MTERWNNYINREFGTRILSKWVVFGFDIIITIFTYGVAYILRYNFNVAAISFKDYLGDTFLTTALFGISFIAFKSFDGIIRHSGIADALRLIKAGLAATLLVIIISGLSKTYYFTPGILPIAIAIIHAALSISLLIFSRYGIKVFFYQANRHKITPIPVVIYGAGRRGLSVLQALKNDTNTNYSVIAFLDDNASKINKTIEGIKIYSSKKLSTLLSKYAIEELIIGINDIEINRKNEVVAYCLENQISVKSVPPVTDWINGQLSLQQIKNINIEDLLGREPILLENEKLKNNFSGKTILISGAAGSIGSEMVKQILKFQPGQLILLDQAESALFDVKMDLFFKLNNNNCSIVYVICDITNYKRLEQIITNYKPQIIFHAAAYKHVPLMEQNVIEAIDVNIFGTKNLVDLAISNAVEKFVMISTDKAVNPTNVMGATKRAAEIYVQDKSKDTSIKTVFTTTRFGNVLGSNGSVVNYFSKQIEAGGPLTITHPEVTRYFMTIAEACQLVLEAATMGKTSELYLFDMGEPVKIIDLARKMVLLSGLEPEKDIPFIFTGLRPGEKLHEELLNTNENTLPTHHHKIKIAITTQYPSEVVQTHINNLKLALNSGDTIQVVTSLKAFIPEFISKNSDFEALDKSR, from the coding sequence ATGACCGAAAGGTGGAACAATTATATAAACCGTGAATTCGGTACACGCATTTTATCCAAATGGGTAGTGTTTGGTTTTGATATTATCATTACCATATTCACCTATGGAGTCGCCTATATTTTGCGATATAATTTTAATGTAGCTGCAATTTCATTTAAAGATTACCTGGGTGATACCTTTTTAACAACGGCACTTTTTGGAATTAGTTTTATTGCCTTTAAATCATTCGATGGAATAATTCGTCACTCCGGCATTGCAGATGCGCTGCGTTTAATAAAAGCAGGATTAGCTGCCACACTTTTAGTAATAATTATTTCCGGATTAAGTAAAACATATTATTTTACACCTGGAATATTACCGATTGCTATTGCCATTATTCATGCTGCATTAAGTATTTCGCTTTTAATTTTCAGCCGATATGGTATAAAAGTATTTTTTTATCAGGCGAACAGGCATAAAATAACCCCTATTCCTGTTGTTATTTATGGTGCAGGAAGAAGAGGGTTAAGTGTTTTACAGGCGTTAAAAAATGATACAAATACCAATTATTCTGTTATTGCATTTTTAGATGACAATGCGTCTAAAATCAATAAGACAATTGAAGGGATAAAAATTTATTCTTCAAAAAAATTAAGCACCCTTTTAAGTAAATACGCCATTGAAGAATTGATAATTGGCATTAACGATATAGAAATAAACCGTAAAAATGAAGTGGTTGCTTATTGCCTTGAAAATCAGATCAGCGTTAAGTCTGTGCCTCCTGTTACCGATTGGATTAACGGTCAATTGAGTTTACAACAAATTAAAAATATTAACATTGAAGACCTTTTAGGCAGGGAGCCTATTTTGCTTGAAAATGAAAAATTAAAAAATAATTTTTCGGGAAAAACCATTCTAATTTCCGGAGCTGCCGGCTCAATTGGCAGTGAAATGGTGAAACAAATCTTAAAGTTTCAACCAGGTCAGCTTATTTTATTAGACCAGGCAGAGAGTGCTTTATTTGATGTGAAAATGGATTTGTTTTTTAAATTAAATAACAATAATTGCAGTATCGTATATGTTATTTGTGATATTACCAATTACAAACGTTTAGAACAAATCATTACAAATTATAAACCGCAAATTATTTTTCATGCAGCGGCTTACAAACACGTTCCATTAATGGAACAAAATGTAATTGAAGCGATTGATGTAAACATTTTCGGGACAAAAAATCTGGTAGACCTTGCAATTTCAAATGCGGTTGAAAAATTTGTTATGATATCAACTGACAAGGCAGTTAATCCGACAAATGTAATGGGTGCAACAAAAAGGGCTGCCGAAATTTATGTTCAGGATAAATCGAAAGATACATCCATTAAAACGGTATTTACTACTACACGGTTTGGAAATGTATTGGGTAGTAATGGTTCTGTAGTAAATTACTTTAGTAAACAAATTGAAGCGGGTGGACCACTTACAATAACGCACCCTGAAGTAACCAGATATTTTATGACCATTGCAGAAGCTTGTCAGTTAGTGCTCGAGGCTGCCACAATGGGTAAAACCAGCGAATTATACCTATTTGATATGGGTGAACCGGTAAAAATTATTGATTTGGCAAGAAAAATGGTGCTATTGAGCGGTCTGGAGCCGGAAAAAGATATTCCGTTTATTTTCACCGGATTACGTCCGGGCGAAAAATTACATGAAGAATTGCTCAATACAAATGAAAATACCTTACCTACACATCATCACAAAATTAAAATTGCGATAACTACACAATACCCGAGTGAGGTGGTGCAAACACATATAAATAATCTTAAATTAGCCTTGAATTCGGGAGATACGATTCAGGTTGTTACATCCTTAAAGGCATTTATTCCGGAATTTATCAGTAAAAATTCTGATTTTGAAGCCTTAGACAAAAGCCGGTAG
- a CDS encoding aminotransferase class I/II-fold pyridoxal phosphate-dependent enzyme — protein MENQRIYLSPPHMGAKEMEYIQNAFDTNWIAPLGPHVDAFETAIQNYLPITSCAALSSGTAALHLALILLNVQQNDYVICPSFTFSASANPIIYQKAIPVFVDSEPETWNMDPEQLEEAIQFCLRQNKKPKAIIIVHLYGMPAKMDELLQIANAHGIPVIEDAAESLGSKINNKLTGTLGSYGILSFNGNKIITTSGGGALISNNDEAIKKSRFLATQARDAAPHYQHSQIGYNYRLSNICAAIGRGQMEVLPQRITARRNIFSYYQNRLGGSGHFEFLNEPAHYFSNRWLTTLQINNKEITHSPEYFRQELEKHNIESRPLWKPLHLQPVFKSYPAFITGISETLFNKGLCLPSGSALTESQLDQICTLLETATA, from the coding sequence ATGGAAAATCAAAGAATATATTTATCTCCTCCCCATATGGGGGCTAAAGAAATGGAGTATATCCAAAATGCCTTTGATACCAATTGGATTGCTCCGCTTGGCCCGCATGTAGATGCATTTGAAACAGCAATTCAAAATTATTTACCTATTACATCGTGTGCGGCATTATCATCAGGCACGGCAGCTTTACATCTTGCGTTAATTTTATTAAATGTTCAACAGAATGATTATGTAATTTGTCCCTCGTTCACCTTTTCAGCATCAGCAAATCCAATAATTTATCAAAAGGCAATACCTGTTTTTGTAGACAGCGAACCGGAAACATGGAATATGGACCCGGAGCAGTTGGAAGAAGCCATTCAATTTTGTTTGCGTCAAAATAAAAAACCAAAAGCAATAATTATTGTTCATTTATATGGTATGCCTGCAAAAATGGATGAACTGTTACAAATTGCAAACGCACATGGAATACCGGTAATTGAAGATGCTGCAGAATCGTTAGGCTCAAAAATTAATAATAAATTAACAGGCACTTTGGGCAGCTACGGAATTTTGTCGTTTAATGGAAATAAAATAATTACAACATCCGGTGGTGGAGCACTTATTTCAAACAATGATGAAGCGATAAAAAAATCAAGATTTTTGGCTACACAAGCAAGAGATGCAGCACCACATTACCAGCATTCGCAAATTGGCTATAATTACAGGCTGAGTAATATTTGTGCCGCAATTGGCAGGGGCCAGATGGAAGTGTTGCCACAACGTATCACCGCACGAAGAAATATTTTTTCGTACTACCAAAACAGGTTAGGTGGTTCCGGTCATTTTGAATTTTTAAATGAACCTGCGCATTATTTTTCAAATCGCTGGCTAACTACTTTACAAATTAATAATAAAGAAATTACGCATTCACCTGAATATTTCAGGCAAGAACTCGAAAAGCATAATATTGAAAGTCGTCCGCTATGGAAACCATTGCATCTGCAGCCTGTCTTTAAATCATATCCTGCTTTTATAACAGGTATTAGTGAAACCCTATTTAATAAGGGCCTTTGCTTACCGTCGGGCTCTGCACTAACAGAATCTCAGTTAGATCAAATCTGCACTTTACTGGAAACAGCAACTGCCTAA
- a CDS encoding sugar transferase codes for MYRNIIKPLLDFVFALMAVIILSPLMLVISLFCFINFKGHIIFVQKRVGKNERIFTIYKFITMLPEKENNYASDKHRITKAGTFLRSTSLDELPQLFNILFGQMSWIGPRPLLIKYLPYYTTTEHQRHLVKPGITGLAQVNGRNTIDWDTRLQYDITYVKNIRLKTDVQIVIKTVKYVLRRSGVVSDPRSQLADLDIVRRNHKNI; via the coding sequence ATGTATCGTAATATCATAAAGCCGCTATTGGATTTTGTATTTGCATTAATGGCAGTTATTATACTTTCTCCATTAATGCTGGTTATTAGTCTATTTTGTTTTATCAATTTTAAGGGTCATATTATTTTCGTGCAAAAACGAGTTGGCAAAAACGAGCGCATTTTTACCATATATAAATTTATTACGATGTTGCCTGAAAAAGAAAATAATTATGCAAGTGATAAACATCGTATTACCAAAGCTGGCACATTTTTACGCAGCACGTCACTGGATGAATTACCTCAACTATTTAATATTTTATTCGGGCAAATGAGTTGGATTGGTCCGAGGCCATTATTAATTAAATACCTGCCATATTATACAACAACTGAGCATCAACGGCATTTAGTAAAACCCGGAATTACCGGACTTGCACAGGTAAACGGGAGAAACACTATTGACTGGGATACACGCTTACAATACGATATTACCTATGTAAAAAACATCCGTTTAAAAACAGATGTACAAATTGTAATTAAAACCGTTAAATATGTTTTGCGGCGAAGTGGTGTAGTTTCTGACCCTCGTTCACAATTAGCAGATCTTGATATTGTGCGGCGTAATCATAAAAATATTTAA
- a CDS encoding glycosyltransferase family 4 protein: protein MHILLIHQYFQETDDPGGLRWNAMSKIWVAEGNTVTVIAGMTHYTKGIRNPKYDNKYVHVEQFAPGIKVIRTHVSKSYNNHFRGRLNAYFAFVFSGIYGGLIKAREKYDCIIVSSPPLTVGIIARVLSLFKRIPFIFEIRDLWPESAIDTGVLKNKSAIKMAYRLEKSLYKKSTLINVLTPAMRDTLIDKKGIPESKIIYFPNAADFDISDNLLANFDIKAYRKSIGINEQTLALCYVGAHGVANHLTQVLEAADLLKHRDVVFLLIGDGMQKQELIAKAKQKGLTNVIFIDSVTKEAALKYILACDLGLSVLKKAETFKTVYSNKTFDYMACKKPVVLAIDGVSRALVETANAGTFVEPENPHHLAQVIEKYLLNKELIISQGENGYRYAKVHFDRNVLALNYLQAIKLHLGKKQITPDYTTSRNVS, encoded by the coding sequence ATGCACATATTACTCATTCATCAATATTTTCAGGAGACCGATGACCCGGGTGGTTTGAGATGGAATGCTATGAGTAAAATTTGGGTTGCAGAAGGCAATACGGTAACAGTAATTGCAGGAATGACCCATTACACAAAAGGTATTCGCAATCCTAAGTATGATAATAAATATGTACATGTTGAACAATTTGCGCCTGGCATTAAGGTGATTCGAACACATGTTTCAAAATCATATAATAATCATTTCAGAGGTCGCCTCAATGCTTATTTTGCATTTGTTTTTTCCGGTATTTATGGCGGGTTAATTAAAGCACGTGAAAAATATGATTGTATTATTGTGAGCTCACCACCTTTAACAGTGGGTATTATAGCACGGGTATTAAGTTTATTTAAGCGTATACCATTTATTTTTGAAATCAGAGACCTTTGGCCGGAGTCGGCTATTGATACGGGGGTGCTTAAAAATAAATCAGCCATTAAAATGGCCTATCGGCTTGAAAAATCTTTATACAAAAAATCTACCTTAATTAATGTGCTAACACCGGCTATGCGTGATACATTAATTGATAAAAAAGGCATACCTGAATCAAAAATTATCTATTTCCCAAATGCTGCTGATTTTGATATCAGCGATAATTTATTAGCAAATTTCGACATAAAGGCATATCGAAAATCAATTGGTATAAATGAACAAACTCTTGCACTTTGTTATGTAGGTGCACATGGCGTGGCTAATCATTTAACACAAGTGCTCGAAGCGGCTGATTTATTAAAGCACCGGGATGTTGTGTTTTTGTTAATTGGTGATGGCATGCAAAAACAGGAGCTAATTGCAAAAGCTAAACAAAAGGGTTTAACAAATGTAATTTTTATAGATTCTGTAACTAAAGAAGCTGCATTAAAATATATACTGGCTTGTGATTTGGGATTATCAGTGTTAAAAAAAGCGGAAACTTTTAAAACAGTATATTCCAATAAAACATTTGATTATATGGCTTGCAAAAAACCGGTAGTATTAGCCATTGACGGAGTTTCCCGAGCACTGGTTGAAACTGCAAATGCCGGCACTTTTGTTGAACCGGAAAACCCACACCATCTGGCTCAGGTAATTGAAAAATATTTGTTGAACAAGGAATTAATAATTAGTCAGGGCGAAAATGGCTATCGTTATGCAAAAGTACATTTTGACAGAAATGTTTTGGCTTTAAATTACCTTCAGGCTATTAAATTACATCTTGGCAAAAAACAAATTACACCAGATTATACTACAAGTAGAAATGTATCGTAA